CTGGCAACCCCGCGCTCAGTCCGGGGCGAGCATGTAGCCCGAGCCGCGGACGGTCTGCAGATAGCGCGGCTGGCGGGGATCGACCTCGATCTTCCGGCGCAGGCGCGTGATCTGCACGTCCACCGCCCGCTCCTGGCTCTGGCTGTCGTCGCGGCCAAGGTCGCCCACCAGCTTCTCGCGGCTCACCGCCTCGCCGGGCTGGGCCGCGAAGATCCGCATCAGCGCCGCCTCGGTCGCGGTCAGGCGAACCGGCTCGGTGCCGCGCCACAACTCGCCGCGTTCCAGATCATAGCGGACATCGCCGAGATGCAGAACCTTCGGGCCGATCTCCGGCCGGGCCGAGGGCACCCGCCGCAGGATGGCGTTGATGCGCAGCAAAAGCTCCTTCGGCTCGAAGGGCTTGGAGAGGTAGTCGTCCGCCCCCGCCTCCAGCCCTTCGATGCGGTGCGCAGTCTCGCCGCGCGCGGTCAGCAGCAGGATCGGCGTGGCGAGATCGTCGCGCAGCGAGCGGGTCAGCGCCACGCCATCCTCGCCCGGCATCATGACGTCGAGCACGATCAGGTCGAACTCCAGCCCATCCAGAAGCCGCCGCGCCTGAGCGGCATCCCGTGCGATCGAGACGAGGAAGCCGTTTCGGATCAGGAACTTCTGCAGAAGGCCCCGGATCCGTTCGTCGTCGTCCACCACCAGCAGATGCGCCTGAGGCTCGCTCAACCCCCGCCCTCCTTCAGCGTCTGATACTGGCGGCGCAATTCCGGGTCCATCATCGCCTCCAGCACCTGCCGGAACCCCTGCACCGCCGCGGGACCGGCCGCACGATAGGCCGCGCGCATCCGCGCCCGCTGGGCATCGGACAGCATGCGCTCCAGCTCGGTCCCCTTGGGCGTGAGGTAAAGGTGACGCTCGCGCTTGTCCACTCGGCCGACCCGGCTTTCCACCAGACCGTCGTCGATCAGCGTCCTCAGCACCCGGTTCAGGCTCTGCTTGGTGACGCCCAGGATCGAGAGCAGGTTGTTTACCGTCGTCCCCGGGCTGCGGTGGATGAAGTGCATCGCCCGGTGGTGCGCCCGGCCATAGTCGAGCCCCTCGAGAATCCGGTCGGGATCGGCGGTAAAGCCGCGGTAGGCGAAGAACATCGCCTCGATCCCCTTCCTCAGCTGCTCGTCGGTCAGGAACAGGAGCGATTCGCCTCCCCCCGGTCCCGGTCCCCCTTCGGCCATGTTCGCCTCCCTTGCCGGGGCAGATTTTATGTCAGCCTTGTTGACTTTCCAAGACTCAACTGTTACCGACAGCCCGTCATTTGCGCAACTTTATGCCCGTATCGGACCTATCGTGCGCAATTTTCGCAAAGCGCAGGACCAGGAGAGTGACATGGCGGGATATGACGATCGCGACGGCAAGATCTGGATGGATGGCAAGCTGGTGGAGTGGCGGGACGCGAAGGTCCACATCCTGACCCACGCCCTGCACTACGCCTCGTCGGTGTTCGAGGGCGAGCGCTGCTACAACGGCAAGATCTTCAAGTCGGTGGAACACTCGGAGCGGCTGCGGAAGTCCGGCGAACTGCTGGACATGCCGCTGCCCTATTCGGTCGAGGAGATCGAGGCTGCGAAGAAGGCGACGCTGGAGGCCAACGGGCTTACGGATGCCTATGTCCGGGCGCTCGCCTGGCGCGGCGCGGGCGAGGACATGGGCGTCGCCTCGTCCCGCAACCCGATCCGCATGGCGGTCGCGGTCTGGTCCTGGGGCAACTACTACGGCGACGCCAAGTTCAAGGGCGCGAAGCTCGACATCTCGAAGTGGAAGCGCCCCTCGCCCGAGACGATCCCGAGCGCGGCGAAGGCTTCGGGCCTCTACATGATCTGCACCATGTCCAAGCACGCCGCCGAGGCGAAGGGCTGCTCGGACGCGATGATGTTCGACTACCGCGGCTATGTTGCCGAGGCGACCGGCGCCAACATCTTCTTCGTGAAGAACGGTGAGGTTCACACCCCGCTGCCGGACGCGATCCTGAACGGGATCACCCGGC
This portion of the Rhodobacter sp. CZR27 genome encodes:
- a CDS encoding branched-chain amino acid aminotransferase, giving the protein MAGYDDRDGKIWMDGKLVEWRDAKVHILTHALHYASSVFEGERCYNGKIFKSVEHSERLRKSGELLDMPLPYSVEEIEAAKKATLEANGLTDAYVRALAWRGAGEDMGVASSRNPIRMAVAVWSWGNYYGDAKFKGAKLDISKWKRPSPETIPSAAKASGLYMICTMSKHAAEAKGCSDAMMFDYRGYVAEATGANIFFVKNGEVHTPLPDAILNGITRQTVIGMLRDKGITVHERYIEASELEGFEQCWLTGTAAEVTPVGQIGDYTFEVGALTREIATDYEKLVRS
- a CDS encoding response regulator, which translates into the protein MSEPQAHLLVVDDDERIRGLLQKFLIRNGFLVSIARDAAQARRLLDGLEFDLIVLDVMMPGEDGVALTRSLRDDLATPILLLTARGETAHRIEGLEAGADDYLSKPFEPKELLLRINAILRRVPSARPEIGPKVLHLGDVRYDLERGELWRGTEPVRLTATEAALMRIFAAQPGEAVSREKLVGDLGRDDSQSQERAVDVQITRLRRKIEVDPRQPRYLQTVRGSGYMLAPD
- a CDS encoding MarR family winged helix-turn-helix transcriptional regulator, producing the protein MAEGGPGPGGGESLLFLTDEQLRKGIEAMFFAYRGFTADPDRILEGLDYGRAHHRAMHFIHRSPGTTVNNLLSILGVTKQSLNRVLRTLIDDGLVESRVGRVDKRERHLYLTPKGTELERMLSDAQRARMRAAYRAAGPAAVQGFRQVLEAMMDPELRRQYQTLKEGGG